One region of Lathamus discolor isolate bLatDis1 chromosome 2, bLatDis1.hap1, whole genome shotgun sequence genomic DNA includes:
- the MTFR1 gene encoding mitochondrial fission regulator 1, translated as MICWLKRLIRMAFEQVGLNMDSVLWSSKPYGSSRSIVRKIGTNLSLIQCPRVQFQLTPHAIEGNHSHQPREDAVASFADVGWVAQEEGELSTRLRSEVWSEPTQPLPGELHHSRKPPCRQMSVQSPLEEEPVSRSIVTANEEALQKISALENELATLRAQIAKIVILQEQQNLTAVGSSPVASAAVPAAPPPAPPPPPPPPPLPPPGLPQSMSAIELIKERKNKKTNSGQNLTENGPKNSKVPNMLEILKDMNRVKLRAVKRSSEDTRCKAADPTDPAALIAEALKKKFAYRYRSDSQSETEKVMPKTETKTEGVLFGPHLLKSTGKMKTLIEKS; from the exons ATGATTTGCTGGCTTAAGCGCTTAATTAGGATGGCTTTTGAACAAGTTGGATTAAACATGGACTCG GTGCTTTGGTCAAGCAAGCCTTATGGTTCATCTCGAAGTATAGTAAGAAAAATTGGCACGAACCTCTCTCTTATACAGTGTCCAAGGGTTCAGTTTCAG CTTACTCCTCATGCCATAGAAGGAAACCATTCTCATCAGCCTAGAGAAGATGCAGTGGCTTCCTTTGCAGATGTGGGATGGGTTGCTCAAGAAGAAGGTGAACTCTCTACAAGGCTCAG gtCAGAAGTTTGGTCTGAACCAACACAGCCTCTTCCAGGTGAACTACATCATTCTAGAAAGCCCCCATGCAGACAGATGTCTGTACAAAGCCCATTGGAAGAAGAACCAGTGTCCAGGAGCATAGTGACCGCAAATGAAGAAGCTCTGCAGAAGATCAGTGCTCTAGAAAATGAACTAGCCACTTTAAGAGCACAAATAGCCAAAATTGTAATCTTGCAAGAGCAGCAGAACTTGACAGCAG TTGGGTCAAGTCCGGTTGCTTCagctgctgtccctgctgcacctccaccagcaccaccaccacctcctcctccaccaccacTTCCTCCCCCTGGTCTACCACAGAGTATGTCTGCAATTGAGCtcattaaagaaaggaaaaacaaaaaaacaaactctgGACAGAACCTGACAGAAAACGGGCCAAAGAACTCTAAAGTACCAAACATGCTAGAAATCCTCAAAGACATGAACAGGGTGAAGCTACGTGCTGTGAAAAG GTCTTCAGAGGATACAAGATGTAAAGCAGCTGACCCCACAGATCCTGCAGCACTGATCGCAGAAGCGCTCAAAAAGAAATTTGCTTATCGATACCGAAGTGATAGccaaagtgaaacagaaaaagtgatGCCAAAGACTGAGACAAAGACTGAGGGAGTACTG